The following are encoded together in the Pseudomonas xantholysinigenes genome:
- a CDS encoding formylglycine-generating enzyme family protein produces the protein MNSYKQWHWPRLPSPLPKDVSDRALMGYPEQYQEHPLQARVATAFAELLQGPLDVLLTILQQPSQPLARRIAAGEVLALRGDPRIDTFAPQMIDIPAARVHIGLDPQAVEQVMDQFDGLGLDRSWIAKETPRHAVELAAFRIARFPVTHQEYRQFLLDTGHPGIPEGWAFGRYPRHHANHPVYSVAASDADAYVRWLSSRTGRRFALPSEAQWEYAAAGAEGRQFPWGDSYQVEHANTAELGYLDSTPVGVFVDAASPFGVLDMAGNVEEYVAEDYQAYPGGPRIEDDLVLDVGTHRVARGGSFTRFRDLARTARRHGRYPRPIYVMGFRLVEHHN, from the coding sequence ATGAACAGCTACAAACAGTGGCATTGGCCACGGTTGCCCAGCCCCTTGCCCAAGGATGTCAGCGACCGGGCCTTGATGGGCTACCCCGAGCAGTATCAGGAGCATCCGTTGCAGGCCCGGGTCGCCACGGCGTTCGCCGAACTGCTGCAAGGGCCGCTGGACGTCCTCCTGACGATTCTCCAGCAGCCCAGCCAGCCCCTGGCCCGGCGCATCGCCGCCGGTGAGGTGCTGGCCCTGCGTGGTGACCCGCGCATCGACACCTTTGCCCCGCAGATGATCGATATCCCGGCGGCGCGCGTGCACATCGGCCTCGACCCGCAGGCGGTGGAGCAGGTGATGGACCAGTTCGACGGGCTGGGCCTGGACCGCAGCTGGATCGCCAAGGAAACCCCGCGCCACGCGGTGGAGCTGGCGGCATTTCGCATCGCCCGGTTTCCGGTGACGCACCAGGAGTACCGCCAGTTCCTGCTCGACACCGGCCACCCCGGCATCCCCGAAGGCTGGGCGTTCGGTCGCTACCCGCGGCATCACGCCAACCACCCGGTGTACAGCGTCGCCGCCAGCGATGCCGACGCCTATGTGCGTTGGCTGAGCTCACGCACCGGACGGCGTTTCGCCCTGCCCAGCGAGGCGCAGTGGGAATATGCCGCCGCCGGCGCCGAGGGGCGGCAGTTCCCCTGGGGCGACAGCTACCAGGTCGAGCACGCCAACACCGCCGAGCTGGGCTACCTGGACAGCACCCCGGTCGGCGTCTTCGTCGACGCCGCCTCGCCCTTCGGCGTGCTGGACATGGCCGGTAACGTCGAGGAGTACGTGGCCGAAGACTACCAGGCCTACCCCGGTGGCCCTCGCATCGAGGACGACCTGGTGCTCGATGTCGGTACCCACCGCGTGGCCCGTGGTGGCAGCTTCACCCGCTTTCGCGACCTGGCGCGCACCGCGCGCCGCCACGGGCGCTACCCACGGCCGATCTACGTCATGGGCTTTCGCCTGGTGGAACACCACAACTAA
- a CDS encoding methyltransferase produces MNAQKPVTIYEHADEVSSLQSVVDLVKLSDQYRQSAILHSALAQRVFDHTRQPIAAQALSDALGWVPNKGRIFLNALVAMGLLKRTAQGYENLPLSQRFLVSDSAEFIGPIIDHQRLQWHNWPRLDEVLRSRQSLDFQQENRFKHDLAARDAFNDAMVRFSQPMVDVLRDLPLFDKARRVIDLAGGHGTYLAEIASRHPQVKGEVWDLEPTRDAAATTFGKYKLEERLRFHARNLLDLAQYQGERADVVMLNDCLHYFTREQVRTLIAGAAGMVEDGGALLVLSMALEDDEIHPALSADFSLHMMLNTVNGELHSTRYLIDSMASAGLAVEQEPIGRYTLLVGRRAA; encoded by the coding sequence ATGAATGCCCAGAAACCCGTGACCATCTACGAACACGCCGACGAGGTGAGCAGCCTGCAAAGCGTGGTCGACCTGGTGAAACTGTCCGATCAGTACCGTCAATCGGCCATTCTGCATTCGGCGTTGGCCCAGCGCGTGTTCGACCACACCCGCCAGCCGATCGCCGCCCAGGCCTTGAGCGATGCGCTGGGCTGGGTGCCGAACAAGGGGCGGATCTTCCTCAACGCGCTGGTCGCCATGGGCCTGCTCAAGCGCACCGCGCAAGGCTACGAGAACCTGCCGCTGAGCCAGCGCTTCCTGGTCAGTGACAGCGCCGAGTTCATCGGCCCGATCATCGATCACCAGCGTCTGCAATGGCACAACTGGCCGCGCCTGGACGAGGTGCTGCGCAGTCGCCAGTCGCTGGACTTCCAGCAGGAAAATCGTTTCAAGCACGACCTGGCGGCGCGCGATGCATTCAACGACGCCATGGTCCGTTTCAGCCAGCCGATGGTCGATGTGCTGCGCGACCTGCCGTTGTTCGACAAGGCCCGGCGGGTGATCGACCTGGCCGGCGGCCATGGCACTTACCTGGCCGAGATCGCCAGCCGTCATCCGCAGGTCAAGGGTGAAGTCTGGGACCTGGAGCCGACCCGTGACGCCGCTGCAACCACCTTCGGCAAATACAAACTGGAAGAGCGTCTGCGCTTCCACGCGCGCAACCTGCTGGACCTGGCCCAGTACCAGGGCGAGCGCGCCGATGTGGTGATGCTCAACGACTGCCTGCACTACTTCACCCGTGAGCAGGTGCGCACCTTGATCGCTGGCGCCGCTGGCATGGTCGAGGACGGTGGCGCGCTGCTGGTGCTGAGCATGGCGCTGGAGGACGACGAAATCCATCCGGCGTTGTCCGCCGATTTCTCCCTGCACATGATGCTCAACACGGTCAACGGCGAGCTGCACTCGACCCGCTACCTGATCGACAGCATGGCGTCGGCCGGGCTTGCGGTGGAACAGGAGCCGATCGGCCGCTACACCCTGCTGGTCGGACGGAGGGCTGCCTGA
- a CDS encoding VOC family protein translates to MLRLLALHGAPLGDASAQALDTLGSAAAKAGFSLQVSQQAAGQGPVDAVCLLLDSATPPVALGSLLNEARGLCRNTALVLIRVQGTLAQLPSTSGVLAQWQQACQGFLYPYALDITSDQAAEQAIKAWLPGFAKFAAATKLWRSLDGLGLDDAARARQRPEMNHVNILTRDLEASKAFYADILGANYCYNLGPRKAVMELNGFDFFIEQSEAFSYPAGYHIGIRALPEDVRRIAEQVTATGTIKLVKGNGPAPGYHHGPDQVRSAVYFEDPDGLVIEVYSAEVEMIESNPRLLLDRL, encoded by the coding sequence ATGTTGCGCTTATTGGCATTGCATGGCGCGCCGCTTGGCGACGCGTCAGCCCAAGCCCTGGACACCCTGGGCAGCGCGGCGGCGAAGGCGGGCTTCAGCCTGCAGGTCAGCCAGCAGGCGGCAGGGCAGGGGCCGGTGGATGCGGTCTGCCTGCTGCTCGACAGCGCGACGCCGCCAGTCGCGCTGGGCAGCCTGCTCAACGAGGCCCGCGGGCTGTGCCGCAACACCGCGCTGGTGCTGATTCGCGTGCAAGGCACGCTGGCGCAGCTGCCGTCGACCAGTGGCGTGCTCGCGCAATGGCAGCAGGCATGCCAGGGGTTCCTGTATCCCTATGCGCTGGATATCACCAGCGACCAGGCCGCGGAACAGGCGATCAAGGCCTGGCTGCCGGGCTTCGCCAAGTTCGCCGCCGCCACCAAGCTGTGGCGCTCACTCGATGGCCTGGGGCTGGACGATGCGGCCCGGGCCAGGCAGCGCCCGGAGATGAACCACGTCAATATCCTCACCCGCGACCTGGAAGCCTCCAAGGCGTTCTACGCCGACATCCTCGGTGCCAACTACTGCTACAACCTTGGCCCACGCAAGGCGGTGATGGAGCTCAACGGCTTCGACTTCTTCATCGAGCAGAGCGAGGCCTTCAGCTACCCGGCCGGCTACCACATTGGCATCCGCGCGCTGCCCGAGGATGTGCGGCGTATCGCCGAGCAGGTCACGGCCACCGGCACCATCAAGCTGGTCAAGGGCAACGGCCCGGCCCCGGGCTATCACCATGGCCCGGACCAGGTCCGCAGCGCCGTGTATTTCGAGGACCCGGACGGCCTGGTCATCGAAGTCTACAGCGCCGAAGTGGAGATGATCGAAAGCAATCCTCGCTTGCTTCTCGACCGCCTCTGA
- a CDS encoding class I SAM-dependent methyltransferase gives MKESKEVYERISDQFEDFTSHASQRGVEVDTVRYMVHDLLGGVVGNQVLDLACGHGFFSRRLKDWGAARVHGVDISPSMIHQARQANDGIAYEVRDVAQMGEIGQFDKVTAAWLFNYAGSVEELRRMFQSVALNLKPDGQLIAYTANPTFDLARGNFTEYGIRVMDEQPVEGGFRCQGQFMSTPPADFTYYRWHKSVYEQAAHDAGLRNVRWIAPLISGIRKKAHPAGYWDLFEQNSLQIGLICSR, from the coding sequence ATGAAAGAATCGAAGGAAGTCTACGAGCGCATCAGCGATCAATTCGAAGACTTCACCAGCCATGCCAGCCAGCGTGGCGTCGAGGTCGATACCGTCCGCTACATGGTCCACGACTTGCTCGGCGGCGTGGTCGGCAACCAGGTCCTCGACCTGGCCTGCGGCCACGGTTTTTTCAGTCGCAGGCTCAAGGACTGGGGCGCGGCGCGGGTGCATGGCGTGGATATCTCGCCCAGCATGATCCACCAGGCTCGCCAGGCCAACGACGGCATCGCCTATGAAGTGCGCGACGTCGCGCAGATGGGCGAGATCGGCCAGTTCGACAAGGTCACCGCCGCCTGGCTGTTCAACTATGCCGGTAGCGTCGAGGAACTGCGGCGCATGTTCCAGTCCGTCGCGCTCAACCTCAAGCCCGACGGGCAACTGATCGCCTACACCGCCAACCCCACGTTCGACCTGGCCCGGGGCAATTTCACCGAATACGGCATCCGCGTCATGGACGAGCAGCCGGTGGAAGGAGGTTTTCGTTGCCAGGGCCAGTTCATGAGCACACCGCCCGCGGACTTCACCTACTACCGCTGGCACAAGTCGGTGTACGAACAGGCCGCCCACGACGCGGGCCTGCGCAACGTACGCTGGATCGCCCCGCTGATCAGCGGGATTCGCAAGAAGGCACACCCAGCGGGGTATTGGGACCTGTTCGAGCAAAACAGCCTGCAAATCGGCCTGATCTGCAGCCGCTGA
- a CDS encoding GNAT family N-acetyltransferase, with product MMGAWPMDGLVLRRASEADAPALLGLFDEVIAWFREMGNPGQWGTEPWSTQPRRIERVTEACALPGAWVVQTPAGALRAALVLGEAMPYVPPATEAEIYVRLLVASRDPAARGVGKHLMAFADEQARMAGVGRLRVDCYAGGSGALVRFYESCGYARVSTFEVEGWPGQLLARSL from the coding sequence ATGATGGGCGCCTGGCCAATGGATGGCCTGGTCCTGCGCCGTGCCAGCGAGGCGGATGCGCCAGCGCTACTGGGCCTGTTCGATGAAGTCATCGCCTGGTTCCGTGAAATGGGCAACCCTGGGCAGTGGGGAACAGAGCCCTGGTCGACCCAGCCACGGCGCATCGAGCGGGTGACCGAGGCGTGTGCGCTGCCGGGTGCCTGGGTCGTGCAGACGCCGGCGGGTGCCCTTCGCGCGGCCTTGGTGCTGGGCGAGGCCATGCCCTACGTGCCGCCTGCGACGGAAGCGGAAATCTATGTGCGGTTGCTGGTTGCCTCACGCGATCCCGCCGCGCGAGGCGTTGGCAAGCACTTGATGGCGTTCGCCGATGAACAAGCCAGGATGGCAGGTGTCGGACGCCTGCGTGTCGATTGCTACGCTGGCGGCTCGGGCGCGTTGGTACGTTTCTATGAATCCTGCGGCTATGCGCGCGTCAGCACCTTCGAGGTCGAAGGCTGGCCAGGCCAGTTGTTGGCGCGCAGCCTGTGA
- a CDS encoding SAM-dependent methyltransferase has translation MSKQAQGFMAQGDYRKALDTSFVHRYSHGEDEWSWDVGMIQAAQAFLERLDPRADQHVLDLGVGRGRDASTFILAGHRVTGLDIVENSSWPLLRKRWGDRLNLVQQAVQDWQPAPGTQYDAALDNGCFHHQHPDEWAAYLAHVRRLLRPGALVGLNVFGVDDVQPEPGWREMDNQRQGYFFTDNGIRQTLEAHGFAWQGLEVIERQHGEARYLLALVRT, from the coding sequence ATGAGCAAGCAAGCACAGGGCTTCATGGCCCAGGGCGACTACCGCAAGGCCCTCGACACCTCGTTCGTGCACCGCTACAGCCATGGCGAGGACGAATGGTCGTGGGATGTTGGCATGATCCAGGCGGCTCAGGCGTTTCTCGAGCGCCTGGACCCACGCGCCGACCAGCATGTGCTCGACCTCGGCGTGGGGCGTGGGCGCGATGCGTCCACCTTCATCCTCGCCGGGCACCGGGTGACCGGCCTGGATATCGTCGAGAACTCCAGCTGGCCGCTGCTGCGCAAGCGCTGGGGCGATCGCCTGAACCTGGTGCAGCAAGCGGTGCAGGACTGGCAACCGGCGCCGGGCACGCAGTACGACGCGGCCCTGGACAACGGTTGCTTCCACCACCAGCACCCGGATGAATGGGCGGCGTACCTGGCCCATGTGCGCCGTCTGTTGCGCCCTGGCGCGCTGGTGGGGCTGAACGTGTTCGGCGTCGATGATGTCCAGCCCGAGCCCGGCTGGCGTGAAATGGACAATCAGCGCCAGGGCTACTTCTTCACCGACAATGGCATCCGCCAGACCCTCGAGGCCCATGGTTTTGCCTGGCAGGGGCTGGAGGTGATCGAGCGCCAGCATGGCGAGGCTCGCTACTTGCTGGCGCTGGTCCGCACGTGA
- the ribD gene encoding bifunctional diaminohydroxyphosphoribosylaminopyrimidine deaminase/5-amino-6-(5-phosphoribosylamino)uracil reductase RibD translates to MSVIDHHYLDMALALACQGLFSSMPNPRVGCVIVNDGRVVGRGWHQRAGEAHAEVHALREAGEAARGATAYVTLEPCGRHGRTPPCADALVAAGVRRVVSASADASQCGGGERLRQAGIVVEVLPCPEARALNRGFFSRIERQRPWVRVLRPDALAIGTLGDGAMLSHCDEQAPLAHWRGRASALLTTCEWVKACDTSLLAPVSAQRATPVAPMRVVVDQRLECPASAEVLDGRAPTLVLHDGRAMADGRFARVRCRMLDEFGASRVLQVLHELDCNEVQVEAEPAWCEALARQGLVDEWLVRV, encoded by the coding sequence GTGAGCGTGATCGACCACCACTACCTGGACATGGCCCTGGCGCTTGCCTGCCAGGGCTTGTTCAGCAGCATGCCCAATCCACGGGTGGGTTGCGTGATCGTCAACGATGGCCGGGTGGTGGGGCGTGGATGGCATCAACGTGCCGGCGAAGCCCATGCCGAGGTACACGCGTTGCGCGAGGCCGGGGAAGCGGCGCGTGGCGCCACCGCCTATGTCACCCTCGAGCCGTGTGGCCGGCATGGGCGCACGCCGCCCTGCGCCGATGCGTTGGTGGCCGCGGGGGTGCGCCGGGTGGTCAGCGCCAGCGCCGATGCCTCCCAGTGCGGCGGTGGCGAACGCCTGCGCCAGGCCGGCATCGTCGTCGAAGTATTGCCGTGCCCGGAGGCGCGGGCGCTCAATCGCGGGTTCTTCTCGCGTATCGAGCGCCAGCGCCCCTGGGTACGGGTATTGCGGCCCGACGCGTTGGCGATCGGCACGCTGGGCGACGGCGCGATGCTCAGTCATTGCGATGAGCAAGCACCACTGGCCCACTGGCGGGGGCGGGCATCGGCCTTGCTGACCACCTGCGAATGGGTCAAGGCGTGCGACACGTCACTGCTGGCGCCGGTGTCGGCGCAACGTGCCACGCCAGTGGCGCCAATGCGCGTGGTGGTAGACCAGAGGCTCGAGTGTCCAGCGTCGGCCGAGGTGCTCGACGGTCGTGCGCCGACCCTGGTGTTGCATGACGGGCGGGCGATGGCTGACGGGCGCTTTGCCCGGGTTCGTTGCCGCATGCTCGATGAGTTCGGTGCGTCGCGGGTGTTGCAGGTGCTGCACGAACTGGACTGCAACGAGGTGCAGGTCGAGGCCGAGCCGGCGTGGTGCGAGGCCTTGGCGCGCCAGGGGCTGGTGGATGAGTGGCTGGTGAGGGTCTGA
- a CDS encoding GTP cyclohydrolase II, translated as MNKDVSLHTIVPISILGGDVDAHFFGFHGFERHQEHFAVGISPEQCDIPLVRVHSECITGDVFGSQRCDCGPQLQEALRTLHEVGGYLIYLRQEGRGIGLYSKFEAYLLQDKGFDTYEANLRLNHLADSRSFDPAVQMLRALGVEKCRLLTNNPEKVAQLRAGGIDVVEQVPTGVFLTQHNRNYLQAKADKSSHSIKL; from the coding sequence ATGAACAAGGATGTTTCGCTGCATACCATTGTGCCGATCTCCATACTCGGCGGCGATGTCGACGCCCATTTCTTCGGCTTCCACGGCTTCGAACGCCATCAGGAACACTTCGCCGTGGGCATCAGCCCCGAGCAGTGCGACATACCGTTGGTGCGGGTGCACTCCGAGTGCATCACCGGCGATGTGTTCGGCTCGCAGCGCTGCGATTGCGGCCCCCAGTTGCAGGAGGCCCTGCGCACGCTGCACGAAGTCGGCGGCTACCTGATCTACCTGCGCCAGGAAGGGCGGGGCATCGGCTTGTATTCCAAGTTCGAGGCCTACCTGCTGCAGGACAAGGGCTTTGACACCTACGAAGCCAACCTGCGCCTGAACCACCTGGCCGACTCGCGCAGTTTCGACCCAGCGGTGCAGATGCTGCGCGCCCTGGGCGTGGAGAAGTGCCGGCTGCTGACCAACAACCCGGAGAAAGTCGCGCAGTTGCGCGCCGGCGGCATCGACGTGGTCGAGCAAGTGCCCACCGGCGTATTCCTGACCCAGCACAACCGTAACTACCTGCAGGCGAAAGCCGACAAGTCCAGCCATTCGATCAAGCTCTGA
- a CDS encoding helix-turn-helix transcriptional regulator, whose protein sequence is MTSTSADPNCTTDRILFLLKTRGPLKTADLAQLLGITFEATRQQVQKLQASELISGISVPAKGAGRPSQKWALTAAAQRRFPDSHSVLTLQLIESVEQVFGSDGVDRLISRMEDSNSREYQQACGDAETLEDKVRILVQLRERAGYMAEMQADGQAWLIVENHCPICIAATRCQGFCRSELQVFQAAIGEQATVERCEHLISGDRRCVYRISPK, encoded by the coding sequence ATGACCTCGACCTCCGCTGACCCGAACTGCACCACCGACCGCATTCTGTTCCTGCTCAAGACCCGCGGGCCGCTCAAGACCGCCGACCTGGCCCAATTGCTCGGTATCACCTTCGAAGCCACCCGCCAGCAGGTGCAGAAGCTCCAGGCCAGCGAGCTGATCAGCGGCATCAGCGTCCCGGCCAAAGGTGCCGGCCGGCCCTCGCAGAAGTGGGCACTGACCGCCGCGGCCCAGCGCCGCTTTCCCGACTCCCACAGCGTGCTGACCCTGCAACTGATCGAAAGTGTCGAGCAGGTGTTCGGCAGCGACGGCGTCGACCGCCTGATCAGCCGCATGGAGGACAGCAACAGCCGCGAATATCAGCAAGCCTGTGGCGACGCCGAAACCTTGGAAGACAAGGTGCGCATCCTGGTGCAACTGCGTGAACGGGCCGGCTACATGGCCGAGATGCAGGCCGATGGCCAGGCCTGGCTGATCGTCGAAAACCATTGCCCGATCTGCATTGCCGCCACGCGCTGCCAAGGGTTCTGCCGTAGCGAACTGCAGGTGTTCCAGGCGGCGATTGGCGAGCAGGCCACTGTCGAGCGCTGCGAACACCTGATCTCCGGCGATCGCCGCTGTGTCTACCGTATTTCGCCGAAGTAG
- a CDS encoding pyridoxine/pyridoxamine 5'-phosphate oxidase, with protein sequence MLHTTPDALPIKEMLRQIPSLKAPLPDLDLSAMPATPQEAFALWLDAALAAGVREPHAMTLSTVDEQGWPDARVLILKNVDARGWHFAVKRESPKVRQIEHQPKVSLTFYWPALGRQIRLRGEAGALSAQECAEDFLGRPVGSRASAMASRQSEIMEDPQSLARRLAEVQAFLEDHPGHVEPGWQVYAVAPTVVEFWQGATDRNHKRWRYTATSEGGGWSATRLWP encoded by the coding sequence ATGCTCCACACCACCCCGGACGCATTGCCGATCAAAGAAATGCTGAGGCAGATTCCATCGCTCAAGGCACCGCTACCCGACCTTGATCTGTCGGCCATGCCGGCCACGCCCCAGGAGGCCTTCGCGCTGTGGTTGGATGCCGCGTTGGCCGCGGGTGTGCGCGAGCCCCATGCAATGACGCTTTCGACCGTCGATGAACAGGGCTGGCCTGATGCGCGGGTGTTGATCCTGAAGAATGTCGATGCGCGTGGGTGGCATTTCGCGGTCAAGCGTGAAAGCCCGAAGGTCAGGCAAATCGAACATCAGCCCAAGGTATCGCTTACCTTCTACTGGCCTGCGCTGGGGCGGCAGATCCGCCTGCGCGGCGAAGCCGGGGCACTGTCAGCGCAGGAGTGCGCCGAGGATTTTCTGGGGCGTCCCGTCGGTTCTCGCGCCAGTGCCATGGCCTCCAGGCAAAGCGAGATCATGGAGGATCCCCAGTCGCTGGCGCGGCGTCTTGCCGAGGTTCAGGCTTTTCTTGAGGATCACCCTGGTCATGTGGAGCCCGGTTGGCAGGTCTATGCCGTCGCGCCGACGGTCGTGGAGTTCTGGCAGGGGGCCACTGACCGCAATCACAAACGTTGGCGCTATACCGCGACATCGGAAGGGGGCGGCTGGAGCGCGACCCGGTTGTGGCCATGA
- a CDS encoding WD40 repeat domain-containing protein, translated as MKHIGPISGIAAHAAHFVATAGYDNQVILWNASTGEPIHRVHHDHLANQCAFSADGKYLVSASSDYTARIWEVPSMRLKAVLRDHDDDVEMAVFSPDGQRVATCSRDHVLRIFDLNGVLQQAFHGHQADVISVVWSPDGQRLISSSDDGTVRQWDTRSGAQCGEVDIGGVETDTIAITREGVVFAGDDEGRISIIADGQVHTVPAHAAGIKRIVWNDDKRLLVSLSYDRSAVLWTFDAGRNLVKRRSTALPSIVWPRSCAFVGDEQLVFATFGSRYATWNYERDQWQVSGIEPAVSINAVVRSDERRYSIGDAGILHRDDQPVSSVGSLCNFLLPFGSLLLTGGQMGQVFDGLSGRLLYQHRSPLNCGASFVRNGEEHALIGTYTGEGLVFAHDGQGGLRLVASIPMHENAIKGVAADARHLFSVCASADAAVHSIEDFSCVRHIESAHTRISNGCCTITGGFASIGRDLKLRLWLDTGDEVFDSPHQHSIKCIAASEDGRVIATAAYNGTVALFDLASRRWLPVQRPTASGISCLSHDALSDAFLASSYDGRIYGIDARLAS; from the coding sequence ATGAAACATATTGGCCCGATCAGCGGCATCGCCGCCCATGCCGCGCACTTCGTCGCCACTGCCGGCTACGACAACCAGGTGATTTTGTGGAACGCCAGCACCGGCGAGCCGATTCACCGCGTGCACCACGACCACCTGGCCAACCAGTGCGCCTTCAGCGCCGACGGCAAGTACCTGGTCAGCGCCAGCAGCGACTACACCGCGCGCATCTGGGAAGTACCGAGCATGCGTTTGAAAGCAGTCCTGCGCGACCACGACGATGACGTCGAAATGGCGGTGTTCTCCCCGGATGGCCAGCGCGTGGCAACCTGCTCGCGCGATCATGTGCTGCGCATCTTCGACCTCAACGGCGTGTTGCAGCAGGCTTTTCACGGTCACCAGGCCGATGTAATTTCGGTGGTCTGGTCGCCGGATGGCCAGCGCCTGATTTCCAGCAGCGACGACGGCACCGTGCGCCAGTGGGACACGCGCAGTGGCGCGCAGTGCGGTGAAGTGGACATCGGCGGTGTCGAGACCGACACCATCGCCATCACCCGCGAGGGCGTGGTGTTCGCCGGCGACGATGAAGGGCGCATTTCGATCATCGCCGACGGCCAGGTGCACACCGTGCCGGCCCATGCCGCGGGGATCAAGCGCATCGTCTGGAACGACGACAAGCGCCTGCTGGTGAGCCTGAGCTACGACCGCTCGGCGGTCCTCTGGACCTTCGACGCCGGGCGCAACTTGGTCAAGCGCCGCAGCACCGCGCTGCCGAGCATCGTCTGGCCGCGCAGCTGTGCCTTCGTCGGTGACGAGCAACTGGTGTTCGCCACCTTCGGCTCGCGCTATGCCACCTGGAACTACGAGCGCGACCAGTGGCAGGTCTCGGGCATCGAGCCGGCGGTGAGCATCAACGCCGTGGTGCGCAGCGACGAACGCCGCTACAGCATCGGCGACGCCGGCATCCTGCACCGTGACGACCAGCCGGTGAGCAGTGTCGGCAGCCTGTGCAACTTCCTCCTGCCGTTTGGTTCGCTGCTGCTGACCGGCGGCCAGATGGGCCAGGTGTTCGACGGCTTGAGCGGGCGCCTGCTGTACCAGCACCGTTCGCCGCTCAACTGCGGTGCGAGCTTCGTGCGCAACGGTGAGGAGCATGCCTTGATCGGCACCTACACTGGTGAAGGCCTGGTGTTCGCCCATGACGGCCAGGGCGGACTGCGCCTGGTGGCGTCGATCCCCATGCACGAGAACGCGATCAAAGGCGTGGCCGCTGACGCGCGCCATCTGTTCAGTGTCTGCGCCTCGGCCGATGCGGCTGTGCACAGCATCGAGGACTTCAGCTGCGTGCGCCATATCGAAAGCGCGCACACGCGCATCTCCAACGGTTGCTGCACCATCACCGGTGGCTTCGCCAGCATCGGTCGCGATCTCAAGCTGCGCCTGTGGCTGGACACCGGCGACGAGGTGTTCGACTCACCACACCAGCACTCGATCAAGTGCATTGCCGCCTCCGAGGATGGCCGGGTGATCGCCACCGCCGCCTACAACGGCACCGTGGCGCTGTTCGACCTGGCCTCGCGGCGCTGGTTGCCGGTGCAGCGGCCAACCGCCAGCGGCATTTCCTGCCTCAGCCATGACGCGCTCAGCGATGCCTTCCTGGCCAGCTCCTATGACGGGCGCATCTATGGCATCGACGCCCGCCTGGCGTCCTGA